One window from the genome of Engraulis encrasicolus isolate BLACKSEA-1 chromosome 16, IST_EnEncr_1.0, whole genome shotgun sequence encodes:
- the LOC134465871 gene encoding complement C1q subcomponent subunit C-like: MHALEGTVSALKEQLEGERQRAAVGFSASLGIHGNLGPFNTDTILAYKRVLTNTGDAYNPSTGIFTAPVRGLYYFSFSGHHQTSKSMGFSLYKNEEKMVSLHNHAMGSRYEVSSQGVNLLVEKGDQVYIKIREHTWVHDNTDSNVNIFTGHLVVPM; this comes from the exons ATGCATGCGCTGGAGGGaactgtgtctgcactgaaggaacagctggagggggagaggcagagag CGGCGGTGGGGTTCAGTGCCTCCCTGGGTATCCATGGCAATCTGGGCCCATTTAACACTGACACTATTCTGGCTTACAAGAGAGTTCTTACCAACACTGGAGATGCCTACAATCCAAGCACAG GCATCTTCACTGCTCCAGTGAGAGGGCTGTATTATTTCAGCTTTTCTGGTCACCATCAAACCAGCAAGTCAATGGGTTTCAGCCTGTACAAGAATGAGGAGAAGATGGTGTCGCTGCATAACCATGCCATGGGTAGTCGCTATGAGGTCTCATCTCAAGGGGTTAACCTGCTGGTGGAGAAAGGAGACCAGGTGTACATAAAGATTCGGGAACACACCTGGGTTCATGACAACACAGATTCAAATGTGAACATTTTCACTGGGCATTTAGTCGTTCCAatgtga